In Candidatus Eremiobacterota bacterium, a genomic segment contains:
- a CDS encoding SUMF1/EgtB/PvdO family nonheme iron enzyme — protein MAGGNDSCFYGDDECPRHKVYLDEYYLYKYQVTFEQFRKFVNATGFNADGDWEKHESKGKERHPVQYVTWGDAAAYCRWAGGDLPTEAQHRFGLLGGLRFLRLLRHL, from the coding sequence TTGGCAGGGGGAAACGATTCCTGCTTCTATGGTGACGACGAGTGTCCCCGGCACAAGGTCTACCTGGATGAATATTACCTCTACAAGTATCAGGTGACCTTTGAGCAGTTCCGGAAGTTTGTCAATGCTACAGGGTTTAATGCCGATGGCGATTGGGAAAAACATGAATCCAAAGGCAAGGAGCGCCATCCTGTGCAATACGTCACCTGGGGAGATGCAGCGGCCTACTGCCGGTGGGCGGGAGGCGACCTTCCCACCGAGGCCCAGCACCGATTCGGCCTGCTCGGCGGCCTGCGATTCCTGCGCCTGCTGCGGCATCTTTAA
- a CDS encoding PIN domain-containing protein, with the protein MSIMVDTSAWYAIVDKDDTNHEKAGEFFRDSLKNADLVITDLILSESWFLISRGLGRGKRFLLLW; encoded by the coding sequence ATGAGTATCATGGTGGACACCTCTGCCTGGTACGCTATTGTTGATAAAGATGACACAAATCACGAGAAGGCGGGAGAGTTTTTCAGAGATTCACTGAAGAATGCCGATCTTGTGATTACGGACCTTATCCTTTCAGAGTCCTGGTTCCTGATTTCCCGGGGGCTTGGCAGGGGGAAACGATTCCTGCTTCTATGGTGA